The following coding sequences are from one Kosakonia sp. H02 window:
- the narH gene encoding nitrate reductase subunit beta, which translates to MKIRSQVGMVLNLDKCIGCHTCSVTCKNVWTSREGMEYAWFNNVETKPGTGFPTDWENQEKWKGGWIRKINGKLQPRMGNRALLLGKIFANPHLPGIDDYYEPFDFDYQNLHTAPESKHQPIARPRSLITGQRMNKITAGPNWEDDLGGEFEKLSKDQNFENMQKAMYGQFENTFMMYLPRLCEHCLNPACVATCPSGAIYKREEDGIVLIDQDKCRGWRMCVTGCPYKKIYFNWKSGKSEKCIFCYPRIEAGMPTVCSETCVGRIRYLGVLLYDADAIENAASTEHEKDLYQRQLDVFLDPNDPAVIEQALKDGVPQSVIDAAQKSPVYKMAMDWKLALPLHPEYRTLPMVWYVPPLSPIQSAADAGELGSNGILPDVESLRIPVQYLANLLTAGDTQPVLLALKRMLAMRHFKRAETVDGVEDTRALEEVGLSKAQAQEMYRYLAIANYEDRFVVPSSHRELARDAFPEKNGCGFSFGDGCHGSDNKFNLFNSRRIDAVNVTVKTEPHA; encoded by the coding sequence ATGAAAATTCGTTCACAAGTCGGCATGGTGCTGAATCTCGATAAGTGCATCGGCTGTCATACCTGTTCAGTGACCTGTAAAAACGTCTGGACCAGCCGTGAAGGCATGGAGTACGCGTGGTTTAACAACGTCGAAACCAAACCGGGCACCGGCTTTCCAACCGACTGGGAAAACCAGGAGAAATGGAAGGGCGGCTGGATCCGCAAAATCAACGGCAAACTGCAACCGCGCATGGGCAACCGTGCGCTGCTGCTCGGTAAAATCTTCGCCAACCCGCATCTGCCGGGCATCGATGACTATTACGAGCCGTTCGATTTCGACTATCAGAACCTGCATACCGCACCGGAAAGCAAACATCAGCCGATCGCCCGACCGCGTTCGCTGATAACCGGCCAGCGCATGAATAAAATCACCGCCGGCCCGAACTGGGAAGATGACCTGGGCGGTGAATTCGAAAAACTGAGCAAAGATCAGAACTTCGAAAACATGCAGAAGGCGATGTACGGCCAGTTCGAAAATACTTTCATGATGTACTTGCCGCGCCTGTGCGAACACTGCCTGAACCCGGCATGTGTGGCGACCTGCCCGAGCGGTGCCATTTATAAACGTGAAGAAGATGGCATTGTGCTGATCGATCAGGATAAATGCCGCGGCTGGCGGATGTGCGTCACCGGCTGCCCGTACAAAAAAATCTACTTCAACTGGAAGAGCGGCAAATCGGAGAAGTGCATCTTCTGTTATCCGCGTATTGAAGCAGGTATGCCGACAGTCTGTTCCGAAACCTGTGTTGGGCGTATTCGTTACCTTGGCGTGCTGCTGTACGACGCGGACGCGATTGAAAACGCAGCCAGCACCGAGCACGAGAAAGATCTCTACCAGCGTCAACTGGATGTGTTCCTCGACCCGAACGATCCGGCGGTGATTGAGCAAGCGCTGAAAGATGGCGTTCCGCAAAGTGTTATCGATGCGGCGCAGAAATCGCCGGTCTACAAAATGGCGATGGACTGGAAGCTGGCGCTGCCGCTGCACCCGGAATACCGCACGCTGCCGATGGTCTGGTATGTGCCGCCTTTGTCACCAATTCAGTCCGCTGCGGATGCGGGCGAACTGGGCAGCAACGGGATCCTGCCGGACGTGGAAAGCTTGCGTATTCCGGTGCAATACCTGGCGAACCTGCTGACCGCAGGTGATACCCAACCGGTGCTGCTGGCACTGAAACGTATGCTGGCAATGCGCCACTTCAAACGTGCTGAAACCGTGGACGGTGTGGAAGATACCCGTGCGCTGGAAGAGGTGGGTTTGTCGAAAGCGCAGGCGCAGGAGATGTACCGTTATCTCGCCATCGCCAACTACGAAGACCGTTTTGTTGTGCCGTCCAGCCATCGTGAACTGGCGCGTGACGCCTTCCCGGAGAAAAACGGTTGTGGTTTCAGCTTTGGCGATGGTTGTCACGGCTCGGATAACAAATTCAACCTGTTCAACAGCCGCCGTATCGATGCGGTGAATGTGACAGTGAAAACGGAGCCGCACGCATGA
- the narJ gene encoding nitrate reductase molybdenum cofactor assembly chaperone, producing the protein MIELLVISRLLEYPDAALWQHQQELFDALASGEHLAKADAQHVGIFLRDLTTQDLLDAQASYSELFDRGRATSLLLFEHVHGESRDRGQAMVDLLAQYERHGLQLDSRELPDHLPLYLEYLAQLPVAEAIGGLQDIAPILALLQARLQQRESHYASLFDALLALTKTEVDNAQVAEKIAGEARDDTPQALDAVWEEEQVKFFAEQGCGDADITAHQRRFAGSVAPQYLNISTGGER; encoded by the coding sequence ATGATTGAACTGCTGGTTATTTCCCGTTTGCTTGAGTACCCGGATGCTGCCCTGTGGCAGCATCAACAGGAGCTGTTTGATGCGCTGGCGTCCGGCGAACATCTGGCGAAAGCGGACGCTCAGCACGTCGGCATCTTTTTACGTGATCTGACGACGCAGGATCTGCTGGATGCGCAGGCCAGCTACAGCGAACTGTTCGATCGCGGTCGCGCGACATCGCTGTTGCTGTTTGAACATGTTCACGGCGAATCCCGCGATCGCGGTCAGGCGATGGTTGACCTGCTGGCGCAATATGAGCGCCACGGGTTGCAGCTTGATAGCCGCGAATTACCGGATCACTTGCCGCTCTATCTGGAATATCTGGCGCAACTGCCGGTTGCCGAGGCTATCGGCGGGTTGCAGGATATCGCCCCGATTCTGGCGCTGTTGCAGGCGCGCTTACAGCAGCGCGAAAGCCATTATGCGTCGCTGTTCGATGCGCTGCTGGCGCTGACGAAAACCGAGGTGGATAACGCGCAGGTTGCCGAGAAAATTGCCGGTGAAGCGCGCGACGATACGCCGCAGGCGCTGGATGCGGTGTGGGAAGAAGAGCAGGTGAAATTCTTCGCCGAACAGGGCTGCGGCGATGCCGATATCACCGCGCATCAGCGCCGTTTCGCTGGTTCAGTCGCCCCGCAATAT